One part of the Candidatus Hydrogenedentota bacterium genome encodes these proteins:
- a CDS encoding tetratricopeptide repeat protein, giving the protein MRRRAWYRSEWGALALILVLAAALRIWFLSQIVNAPDFRAPQEDPEVQDYFARGLVTGRWEVPSGATDPEMLTTPFFRPPGHGYFLAVIYFFTDGSYVAPRIVNVLFGLGAIVLMFLLGRTVYGAAVGLITALLMAVYWVLIYWEGELNDPVVFVFLLPCLMHVLLLWARKPAFVRAALAGVLFGLYALMRPNILAFGPIAACWMLWIAFRRRRLEKIPASWVGLALATFLTILPVTVRNYIASGELVPISTYFGENLYIGNCEYSDGVTPWTPYLQELEGTGNFAARDYVNVVRGVGRELGIENISHTQASEYFTKKAVDYIKSNPGRTLELLARKFLLMWSPIEITCNKVVAYERQHYWPLKMLPGFPIAGGLFLLGAIVLLADALRRRLPEPQSPESVRAGEATALLFAFIAVYFVSFLPFFVNGRARVPLIPFYLLAGAYGLWRITRMWRERQPVRAMVHSVLLALFVGLCSVSWTPFEPDLARWRYQRADSYLRTGELEKASEEGRKMLELGTALPYMYQRLGRGFTEAGLYDAAVAQLEQAIRLNPDFQDMYYLLGRALAARGDTESAMARFEQALALNASDARVHHELGELLEKQGKPEEAMAHYEEALRLAPQFTYMLDKIGRILAAQGRYDEALARYEKALAEMAGVADSPTLQDIYYLIGRELAAQGKTDEAMRRFEEAVRLNPDDARAHYEMGNICAERGDFENAMRHYLEARRAAPTFGHVLDRLGRLLAAQGRYDEAIQYYQEALAIDPKNQDVQFLLGRELAEKGRADDAIAHFEEAIRLNPDDARAHNELGELLAQRGETEQAIAHYEEALRVAPEFTYVLSKLGKLLAAQGKYDEALARYQEVLNMYPDNQDVYYLMGRELAAQGKNEEAKARFDQALRLNPGDARAHNDLGLLLDSEGKPEEAIDHFKQAVAIAPDFSLAFNNWGNVLFRQGDLEGAKTCYRQALEARAADEYAHYNLAKIAEREKNYDEAIALYEKAMVNNPRNSFVPNDLGLLYSELGRSEDAVRMYEAALRVDANNPVIYNNLGYEAAKHREWEKAIGYYNKALDMMPTFVLALNNLGTALGALGRHDEAIAAYQKALEIKPEDANIHNSLGYEYAQSGNREQALAHYEEALRLTPEFPLALNNLGNLYRAQGRRDEAVACYRKALSIHPQDEFAHFNIAGVLMDQDRCEEAVAEYEKAAANAPDNPDVFNNLGNALLRLKRADEAVEAYERAIAIDPNYVRAYYNLGAMLAKAGENIQASAMFRKALALEPGFAEARRALDALPK; this is encoded by the coding sequence GTGCGAAGGCGTGCCTGGTACCGGAGTGAATGGGGCGCACTGGCCCTCATCCTGGTCTTGGCGGCGGCGTTGCGCATCTGGTTCCTGAGCCAGATTGTCAATGCTCCGGATTTTCGCGCGCCGCAGGAGGACCCCGAGGTCCAGGACTACTTCGCGCGCGGCTTGGTGACAGGCCGCTGGGAAGTGCCGTCGGGCGCAACCGACCCGGAGATGCTCACGACGCCGTTTTTCCGTCCGCCGGGGCATGGCTACTTTCTTGCGGTCATCTATTTCTTTACGGACGGCAGCTATGTGGCTCCGCGTATCGTAAACGTGCTGTTCGGGCTGGGCGCGATCGTACTCATGTTCCTGCTGGGGCGGACGGTGTACGGCGCCGCCGTCGGGTTGATCACCGCGCTGCTGATGGCGGTCTACTGGGTCCTCATTTACTGGGAAGGGGAACTGAACGACCCGGTCGTTTTCGTTTTTCTGCTGCCCTGCCTGATGCACGTCTTGCTGCTGTGGGCGCGCAAGCCTGCCTTCGTGCGCGCTGCGCTCGCCGGGGTCCTCTTTGGCCTGTATGCGCTGATGCGTCCGAACATCCTGGCATTTGGCCCCATTGCCGCCTGCTGGATGCTCTGGATCGCTTTCCGGCGGCGGCGGCTCGAGAAGATACCCGCATCGTGGGTGGGCCTCGCGCTGGCTACGTTCCTCACGATACTGCCGGTAACGGTCCGGAACTACATCGCTTCCGGAGAACTCGTGCCGATCTCGACCTATTTCGGCGAGAACCTGTATATCGGAAACTGCGAGTACAGCGACGGTGTTACGCCGTGGACGCCCTACCTGCAGGAACTTGAGGGCACCGGTAATTTCGCGGCGCGGGACTATGTGAACGTGGTCCGGGGCGTGGGCCGCGAGCTGGGTATCGAGAACATTTCTCATACGCAGGCATCGGAATACTTCACAAAGAAGGCGGTCGACTATATCAAGTCGAATCCCGGGCGCACCCTGGAACTGTTGGCCCGCAAATTCCTGCTCATGTGGTCTCCCATCGAGATCACCTGTAACAAGGTGGTCGCGTATGAACGGCAGCATTACTGGCCGCTGAAGATGCTGCCCGGTTTTCCGATAGCAGGCGGCCTCTTCCTCTTGGGCGCGATTGTGCTCCTCGCGGACGCGCTCCGCCGTCGCTTGCCCGAGCCGCAATCGCCTGAAAGCGTTCGTGCCGGCGAGGCGACGGCGCTCTTGTTCGCCTTCATTGCGGTGTATTTCGTCAGTTTTCTTCCTTTCTTTGTCAATGGGCGCGCGCGCGTGCCTCTGATCCCGTTCTATCTGCTCGCGGGCGCATACGGGCTCTGGCGCATCACCCGGATGTGGCGTGAACGGCAGCCTGTCCGCGCCATGGTGCACTCGGTTCTGCTGGCGCTGTTCGTGGGGCTCTGTTCTGTGTCGTGGACGCCGTTCGAGCCCGACCTTGCCCGGTGGCGGTATCAGCGCGCCGATTCCTATTTGCGCACGGGCGAGTTGGAGAAAGCGTCGGAAGAAGGGCGCAAGATGCTCGAACTGGGCACGGCCCTTCCTTATATGTATCAGCGGCTGGGCCGCGGTTTCACGGAAGCGGGCCTGTACGACGCGGCTGTCGCGCAGCTTGAGCAGGCAATCAGATTAAATCCCGATTTTCAGGACATGTACTACCTGCTGGGCCGTGCGCTCGCGGCGCGAGGCGATACCGAGTCAGCGATGGCCCGCTTCGAGCAGGCGCTGGCGCTGAATGCGAGCGACGCGCGCGTCCATCACGAACTGGGCGAATTGCTGGAGAAGCAGGGCAAGCCCGAAGAGGCGATGGCGCACTATGAGGAGGCGTTGCGGCTTGCGCCCCAGTTCACGTACATGCTCGACAAGATCGGGCGCATTCTTGCCGCGCAGGGGCGCTATGATGAGGCGCTGGCCCGTTACGAAAAAGCCCTCGCTGAGATGGCGGGTGTCGCGGATAGCCCGACCCTGCAGGACATCTACTACCTGATTGGCCGTGAACTGGCCGCACAGGGCAAGACGGACGAAGCCATGCGGCGGTTTGAAGAGGCGGTGCGGCTCAATCCCGATGATGCGCGGGCCCATTACGAAATGGGAAACATCTGCGCCGAACGCGGCGACTTCGAAAACGCCATGCGGCATTATCTCGAAGCGCGCCGGGCGGCGCCCACGTTCGGACACGTTCTGGACCGGTTGGGCCGCCTGCTGGCCGCGCAAGGCCGTTACGACGAGGCCATCCAGTACTATCAGGAGGCGCTCGCGATTGACCCGAAGAACCAGGATGTGCAGTTCCTGCTCGGCCGGGAATTGGCGGAGAAGGGACGGGCAGACGATGCCATTGCGCACTTTGAAGAGGCGATCCGGCTGAACCCCGATGATGCCCGCGCGCACAACGAACTTGGGGAACTGCTGGCTCAGCGAGGGGAGACGGAGCAGGCGATTGCCCATTACGAGGAAGCGCTGCGCGTGGCGCCGGAATTCACGTATGTATTGAGCAAGCTGGGCAAGCTGCTCGCGGCGCAGGGCAAGTACGACGAGGCGCTGGCGCGTTATCAGGAAGTCTTGAACATGTATCCCGATAATCAGGACGTGTACTACCTGATGGGACGCGAGTTGGCTGCGCAGGGCAAGAACGAGGAGGCGAAGGCGCGTTTTGACCAGGCGCTGCGCCTGAATCCAGGCGACGCCCGCGCCCACAACGACCTTGGATTGCTGCTTGACAGCGAGGGCAAGCCCGAGGAAGCCATCGATCACTTCAAACAGGCCGTCGCGATCGCGCCGGACTTCTCGCTCGCGTTCAATAATTGGGGGAATGTCCTGTTCCGGCAAGGCGACCTGGAAGGCGCCAAGACGTGTTACCGTCAGGCGCTCGAAGCGCGGGCGGCCGACGAATATGCCCATTACAACCTCGCCAAGATCGCCGAACGGGAGAAGAATTATGACGAAGCCATCGCGTTGTATGAGAAGGCGATGGTGAACAACCCTCGGAATTCTTTCGTGCCAAACGATCTCGGGTTGTTGTATTCGGAACTCGGGCGCAGTGAAGACGCTGTGCGGATGTATGAAGCCGCGTTGCGTGTCGACGCAAACAACCCCGTCATCTACAACAATCTTGGATACGAGGCGGCGAAGCACCGCGAGTGGGAAAAGGCCATCGGGTACTACAACAAGGCCCTGGACATGATGCCCACGTTCGTCCTCGCGTTGAACAACCTGGGCACGGCGCTGGGCGCGCTGGGCCGTCACGACGAGGCGATTGCGGCCTATCAGAAAGCCCTCGAGATCAAACCGGAAGACGCGAACATTCACAACAGCCTCGGGTACGAGTATGCGCAGTCCGGGAATCGCGAGCAGGCGCTCGCGCACTATGAAGAAGCGCTGCGCCTGACCCCGGAGTTTCCGCTTGCCTTGAACAATCTGGGCAATCTCTATCGCGCACAGGGCCGCCGGGACGAGGCTGTCGCGTGTTACCGGAAGGCGCTGTC
- a CDS encoding tetratricopeptide repeat protein, giving the protein SGDFVFISYYGGVNAYIGNNPESDGVSPKIPELRALSGLDTWNCFSYPQLVRGMALKRGDASFDFAAASRYFYDRALQFIWSEPLEALALTARKAAFFLGPAEVSDSKEVALERLRSRVLRTLPGFAVLLGLAVGGLFVLFCFGVPGGGNRAAPQLLRASMLLAFAYFLSVLPFFVTARYRVPVLPVLALLGGCGVSVLVRLALRGCWTSLGAAAAATALLFLLCQTAIVAYQPDLARWHVERGIAFDSKGRTAKAEQEFACALKADSDCLEAHLRLGYAAARRADFDTALRHYRRAVRSDQRNSLARNNLGFELARRGALLEAEQEYRAALASNPFSALASNNLGILLLEQDRFSDAETVLARALAAHPDDANLLSNLGLVYYRQGELQRAAEHFREAVRVVPGHARAWFNLGELFIAAQRPEAAAACYRNAVHADPAFEAARERLEDLEAGVPSNAGS; this is encoded by the coding sequence TACTACGGGGGCGTCAATGCCTATATTGGAAACAACCCGGAATCAGACGGCGTCTCGCCCAAGATACCAGAACTGCGCGCGTTGAGCGGCCTGGACACCTGGAACTGTTTCAGCTATCCCCAGTTGGTTCGAGGCATGGCGTTGAAGCGCGGCGACGCCTCCTTCGATTTCGCCGCGGCATCCCGGTATTTCTATGACCGCGCCCTCCAGTTTATATGGTCGGAACCCCTCGAAGCCTTGGCGTTGACTGCCCGTAAGGCGGCATTCTTCTTGGGGCCCGCGGAGGTTTCCGACAGCAAGGAAGTGGCTCTTGAACGGTTGCGGTCGCGCGTGTTGCGAACGCTGCCGGGTTTCGCCGTGCTCCTGGGGCTGGCCGTGGGCGGTCTGTTTGTCTTGTTTTGCTTTGGCGTACCCGGGGGAGGAAACCGGGCGGCGCCGCAGCTCTTACGTGCATCGATGCTGCTTGCGTTCGCCTATTTCCTGTCGGTGCTGCCGTTCTTCGTCACGGCACGGTATCGTGTGCCAGTGTTGCCTGTGCTCGCGTTGCTTGGCGGTTGTGGCGTGAGCGTTCTCGTTCGCTTGGCGTTGCGGGGTTGCTGGACCTCGCTCGGGGCCGCGGCGGCGGCTACGGCCCTGCTTTTCCTACTGTGTCAGACGGCTATCGTTGCCTATCAGCCGGATTTGGCGCGCTGGCATGTGGAGCGGGGAATTGCCTTTGACTCGAAAGGCAGGACTGCCAAGGCGGAACAGGAGTTCGCGTGCGCGCTCAAGGCGGATTCGGACTGCCTGGAGGCGCATTTGCGCCTGGGCTACGCGGCGGCCCGGCGGGCGGACTTTGACACGGCGTTGCGCCATTATCGACGCGCGGTCCGGTCCGACCAGCGCAACAGCCTTGCCCGCAACAATCTCGGTTTTGAGTTGGCGCGGCGCGGCGCGTTGCTCGAAGCGGAACAGGAGTATCGCGCGGCCTTGGCGTCGAACCCGTTTTCCGCGCTGGCTTCGAACAATCTGGGCATCCTGCTACTGGAACAGGACCGGTTCAGCGACGCGGAAACCGTGCTCGCGCGGGCGCTGGCAGCGCACCCCGACGACGCGAACCTGTTGAGCAATCTGGGGCTTGTTTACTACCGCCAAGGCGAACTCCAACGCGCCGCGGAGCATTTCCGGGAAGCGGTGCGCGTCGTGCCGGGCCATGCGCGGGCATGGTTCAACCTGGGCGAGTTGTTCATCGCGGCGCAGCGTCCGGAAGCGGCGGCGGCCTGTTACCGCAACGCGGTCCATGCGGACCCGGCATTTGAGGCGGCCCGCGAGCGCCTGGAAGACCTGGAGGCCGGTGTGCCATCGAATGCGGGAAGTTGA